In the Natrinema sp. CBA1119 genome, ACGCTCTGTTGGAACAGGTCGATTTTGTGGTAGAGCCGTTCTAAAACGTACTCTTCGACCGTATCTTTCAGTGCCATGTTAAAGATGAATACGTCTCGTTTCTGCCCGATTCGATGTACGCGTCCAATACGTTGTTCGACGCGCATCGGGTTCCACGGCAAGTCTAAATTGACTAATATGTTACAAAACTGTAAGTTACGGCCTTCACTCATTGAGTCGGTTGAAACGAGGATCCCACCCTCATCCTCGAAGTCCTCAATGATTTGTTCCTTCTCGCTACTGGAGTGTCCACCGTGAAACGCGTGTACCGTGTACCCCTCCGTAGTGAGCCTATCGAGAATCTGCTGTTGAGTTGCTCGGAACTGCGTGAAGACGATGACTCTCCCCATCTCGACGTTGTCACGGGCTTCTTCGACAATGTCCAGGAGTCGTTCCTGTTTGGTCACCGTATCGATCTCATCAATCAAATCTAAGATGGACTCCAGTTCGTCCGCGTGCGTGAGCTCCGACTGGTCGTAGAGTCGCTTCTCGATAGTCTGCTTGAGCGCGACCGGGCTGCTGACGACCTCCTTCTGTAAGAGCATCAGTACGAGCTTCTGGCCCTGGTCTTGGCTGTAGGCACCTTTCACATAGTCAGAGACCGCCTGATAGAGTTCACGTTCCTTCGGAGTTGGATCGAACGTCCGTGTGTCGATAGTCCGGTCGGTGAAGTCGATGTCCGTGTCCTCCCGTCGGTTCCGGATCATGACTCTGTTCAGGCGGTCCTGAAGTTCGTCTCGGTTCACCAGCGTCTCCTGATTACTGTTCACGAAGTACTGGTGGAAGACGTCGCGTGTGCCGAACAGTCCGGGACGGAGAAGCGAGACGACGTTATACAGGTCCGTTAGTTCGTTCTGGATCGGCGTCGCCGTGAGGAAGAACGCGTAATTATACGAAAGTCGGTTGATCAGGTCGTATCGATCCGTCTCTTCGTTCTTGACGTAGTGCGCCTCGTCAAGAACCAGAACGTCCCAGTCACGGTCGAGAACCGTCTGACGGTGTCTCTCACTCTTCGCGGTGTCGATGCTCGCAATGATGTAGTCATGTGTGTCGAAGTCCTCGAATTCATCGTCGTAGTTGCAGACGAATTCAAGGCCGAACTTCTCACGGAGTTCAGCCTGCCACTGTTTCGCCAGCTGCGCAGGCGTGAGAATGAGGACCGACTCGTCCGTCTCTCGAAAGTGCATCTCCTTGAGAATCATCCCAACTTCGATGGTCTTCCCCAGCCCGACCTCGTCAGCGAGAAGGGCCTTCCCGTCCATTTCGAAGAGGGCCCGATAGGCTGCGTCCACCTGATGTTCCAGTAGCTTGACGGAGTTTTCGTCCAACTCTTTCAGCGACCGAAGTTCGGAGTCCGGCTGGCCCGCTTGGAGACGAAGAGCTTGGATGCTCTGTAAATGATCCTCCTCTGCACCATCCTCAGACAATGAATCGAGAAGATCGTCCGCAGACTCGTGTGTGACCTCAACATCAACGAGGTCGTAACTTCCCATAGTCTCGTAGAGACAGGTTCGCGTGAAATACGTTTTGTGACCGACCGAAGCAGGCGAGCACGTCTGGTTGGTCCTGAGAAGGAGATGTTCGCAGGACCATAGTGTTTATTGGGTGTCCAAGAGGTGTGTTTAAGTATCAAGATGGCACAGACAGGATCCTTGTCGAACACCCTCGAAGACACGGTAACTCTCAGCCGTGAGCTTCGGGAAGAGGGGCAGATCGATGGCCAGGTGAAGCTCTACAACGTGGATGACGATGACGAGTTCGAGTCAGACGCGGAACTCTTCTTTGAGCGAACCCTGATGACCCAGGGGCTCCGTGAGGCGCTTTCGATTCTCCGTGATTCGCTCACGGGCGGTGACCCGCGCGGGACGCACATTCTCTACGGTCCGTACGGCAGTGGGAAGTCCCACCAGATGGTGGCGCTGTACCACTGCTTCGACGACCCCGACGCAGCAGGTACGTGGGCAAGCGACTCGGTCGAAGGCTTCGACACGGCACTTCCCGAGTCGGCGACGCCGGTCACAGTCGCTATGCAGAACGAGCAGTATGAGTATCTCTGGGAACCGTTCTTCGAGGCGCTCGATTACGATCCTGGAACGTTCAGTTCGGGCGGGTATCCCGATATGCAGACGATTCAGGACGCCGTCGGCGACGACACGGTCGCGTTCTTCGTGGACGAACTGGAGGACTGGTTCGATACACTCCAGGGCGACCGGAAAAGTGCGAACAAAGCCTTCCTCCAGTCGCTCCTCGAATCGACGGCGCTCTCCGATCTCGAACTATACACTATCGTCTCTGTCCTCCGTGAGGGCTCCGAGGTCCACGACATCCTGAACCGGGAACAGGCGGTCGAGGTCAACATGAATAATCAGGTGGACAAACGCGAGGTCCTGCGTCACCGCCTGATTGATTCAGTGAAC is a window encoding:
- a CDS encoding DEAD/DEAH box helicase, which produces MGSYDLVDVEVTHESADDLLDSLSEDGAEEDHLQSIQALRLQAGQPDSELRSLKELDENSVKLLEHQVDAAYRALFEMDGKALLADEVGLGKTIEVGMILKEMHFRETDESVLILTPAQLAKQWQAELREKFGLEFVCNYDDEFEDFDTHDYIIASIDTAKSERHRQTVLDRDWDVLVLDEAHYVKNEETDRYDLINRLSYNYAFFLTATPIQNELTDLYNVVSLLRPGLFGTRDVFHQYFVNSNQETLVNRDELQDRLNRVMIRNRREDTDIDFTDRTIDTRTFDPTPKERELYQAVSDYVKGAYSQDQGQKLVLMLLQKEVVSSPVALKQTIEKRLYDQSELTHADELESILDLIDEIDTVTKQERLLDIVEEARDNVEMGRVIVFTQFRATQQQILDRLTTEGYTVHAFHGGHSSSEKEQIIEDFEDEGGILVSTDSMSEGRNLQFCNILVNLDLPWNPMRVEQRIGRVHRIGQKRDVFIFNMALKDTVEEYVLERLYHKIDLFQQSVGELSAILSRLEESGTSFEDQIFERLVNAGSEVDLENDFDAMAVDLQEQRELADKLEEFNNGVFEGFDLGESDD